The stretch of DNA AACCACCCGTCGCCATCGAACGCCTCCGCCGTGGCCTCCGGCCGGTTCAGGTAGCCCCGCGAGATGTTCGGCCCGCGCGCGAGCAGCTCGCCATCCGCGTCCACCTTGAGCTGGCAGCGGGAGAACGCGCGTCCCACCGTTCCCGGACGCACGTCCTCCCTGGGATTGATGGTCAGCCCGGGACACGTCTCCGTCAGCCCGTAGGCCTCCAGGACCGTGAGCCCGAGCGAGAGGAAGAACAGCTGCACGTCGACGCGGAGCGCGGCGGCGCCGGACAGGAGCACGGAGGCGCGGTCCAGGCCCAGGCGCGCGCGCAGCTTCGACAGCACGAGCCGGTCCGCCAGGGCCCGCTGCGCCTCCAGCCACACCGGGCGGGGCTTGCCGTGGGTCGCGGCGCGACGCCCCACGCCCAGGGCCCAGTCCAGCATCCAGCGGCGCAAGCCCTTCTCGCCCTCGATGGTGCTGGTGACCTTCGCCATCATCTTCTCGAAGACACGCGGGGCCGCGGGGAAGAAGCCCGGGCGCGAGGCGACCAGGTCCGCCGCCAGCGTGGGCACCGACGACATCACCAGCGGCGCGCCGAAGAAGGGGCCCGCGAACTCCACCATGCGTCCGAAGGAGTGCGCGGCGGGGAGGAAGAGGAACAGGCCGTGCGTGAGCACGTTGTCATCCAGGAGCCGCGCGGCGCCGACGTCCTCGAGCATCGCCAGCATGTTGTCGTGGGTTTGAATCACCGCCTTCGGCGCGCCGGTGGTCCCCGACGTGTACGTGAAGGTCGCGACGTGCTCGCGCCGGACCAGGGAGGCCCTGCGGCGCACCTCGCCCTCCAGCTCCGCCCGTCGGGCGCGCCCCCGGGCCTCGAGCGTCTCCAGGCTCTCCCAGTCATCGGCGGGAGCAAGCCCCGCCGGATGGATGACCACCACCCTGGCGCGCACGGCGAGCGCGTCGGGTGCGTAGTGCCGGTCGAAGAAGGTGAAGCCCTTGCGGAAGGCGCGCACCTTGTCGAGCTGGCTCGCGTCGTCCACGACGATGAGCTGCGCGGCGGTGTCCATGTGCATGTAGCCCACCTCCTCGGGCAACAGGCTGGCGTAGACGGGCACCGTCTTGAGGCCGACGCGCAGGGCCGCGAAGTCGACGAGACAGGACGCCATCGAGGTGTTGCCGACGAGGGTGATGCACGCGCCGTCGTCCACCGTGCCCGCGCTCAACAGCCCCGCGGCGAGCGCTTCGATTCGCGGTAGCAGCTCCGACCAGCGGTGGTCGACATAGGTGTCGTCACGTTTGACGCGGAACGCGACGCGATGCGGCGACGTGTTCGCCCGGTCGAGAATCATCTGGGGGAGGGACGGGTGGACCTCGGCCATGGGGCCTCCTCGGTGCGGTGCGGGCAGGGGAGCGGCTTGTTTCACCCAGCCAC from Myxococcus fulvus encodes:
- a CDS encoding AMP-dependent synthetase/ligase, with amino-acid sequence MAEVHPSLPQMILDRANTSPHRVAFRVKRDDTYVDHRWSELLPRIEALAAGLLSAGTVDDGACITLVGNTSMASCLVDFAALRVGLKTVPVYASLLPEEVGYMHMDTAAQLIVVDDASQLDKVRAFRKGFTFFDRHYAPDALAVRARVVVIHPAGLAPADDWESLETLEARGRARRAELEGEVRRRASLVRREHVATFTYTSGTTGAPKAVIQTHDNMLAMLEDVGAARLLDDNVLTHGLFLFLPAAHSFGRMVEFAGPFFGAPLVMSSVPTLAADLVASRPGFFPAAPRVFEKMMAKVTSTIEGEKGLRRWMLDWALGVGRRAATHGKPRPVWLEAQRALADRLVLSKLRARLGLDRASVLLSGAAALRVDVQLFFLSLGLTVLEAYGLTETCPGLTINPREDVRPGTVGRAFSRCQLKVDADGELLARGPNISRGYLNRPEATAEAFDGDGWFRTGDLASIDAEGFVRVTGRKKELLKTSGGKYVAPLKIEAQLKRHPLVQEAVVLGDGRNYCTAMFALDPEILAVVAGREGIPADPSHPRIHDILKALVEETNAGLASFERIKTFRVSPGPFTVDGGELTASLKVKRHAVTRKHSALIESMYGA